One window of Botrimarina mediterranea genomic DNA carries:
- a CDS encoding PDZ domain-containing protein: MNRPLLSAAVATILAFTAAAEAGKPFGVNFGGVQIGGGNKPGVQVRGGGVKISLPGHGNIRVKPPVIKPRPPIGIHPPKPPIVRPKPPIVIHPPKPPVVRPPVVCPKPPIVVHPPKPPVVHPPVVCHKPPVVCPPPVVVTPPPTCHCQGVCHCQPAPAWYFGMACERVQSPFGVGLRVASLAPGGPAQSHGLKVGDVLLVAGAVNLSQAESNEHGAALVQSAVSPEGLAPLTLVDAYTGQLANLTVAPTPRSAPAPTSGPIALNPAQPTSTM; encoded by the coding sequence ATGAACCGCCCGCTCCTGTCCGCCGCCGTCGCAACGATCCTCGCCTTCACCGCGGCCGCCGAAGCCGGCAAGCCCTTCGGCGTCAACTTTGGCGGCGTCCAGATCGGAGGCGGCAACAAGCCGGGCGTCCAGGTCCGCGGCGGCGGCGTCAAAATCAGCCTGCCGGGCCACGGCAACATCCGCGTCAAGCCACCCGTCATCAAGCCGCGTCCGCCGATCGGCATCCACCCGCCCAAGCCCCCGATCGTTCGGCCTAAGCCCCCGATCGTGATCCACCCGCCCAAGCCGCCAGTGGTTCGGCCGCCGGTCGTTTGCCCGAAGCCCCCGATTGTTGTTCACCCGCCGAAGCCCCCCGTCGTGCACCCGCCCGTCGTCTGCCACAAGCCGCCCGTCGTCTGCCCGCCGCCGGTGGTCGTGACTCCGCCGCCGACGTGCCACTGCCAAGGCGTTTGCCACTGCCAGCCGGCCCCCGCCTGGTACTTCGGAATGGCTTGCGAGCGGGTCCAGTCTCCCTTCGGCGTCGGCCTGCGGGTCGCGTCGCTGGCGCCGGGCGGACCGGCCCAATCGCACGGCCTCAAGGTCGGCGACGTGCTGCTGGTGGCCGGCGCGGTCAACCTGTCGCAAGCCGAGTCGAACGAGCACGGCGCCGCCCTGGTGCAGTCGGCTGTCTCGCCCGAGGGCCTGGCGCCGCTGACACTCGTCGACGCCTACACCGGCCAGCTGGCCAACCTGACGGTCGCCCCGACGCCGCGCTCCGCTCCGGCGCCGACCAGCGGGCCGATCGCCCTCAACCCGGCCCAGCCGACCTCGACGATGTAG
- a CDS encoding DUF1559 family PulG-like putative transporter, with protein MHWHVRPTGRTAGFTLVELLVVIAIIGVLVALLLPAVQAAREAARLTQCKNHLRQIGIAALNYESTHGVYPTGGWNAAWIGDPNVGFGARQPGGWVYQIAPYLETGPQTLPGVGVTGMIPLRDALALLAAVPMPTMNCPSRRVATAYPAFDQEGLNFSPPSVAAKTDYAANAGNRMAVGGRNKGPWIHTPFEGSQCSGLFPNCRWVSNDKWLREYWNGVVGDHSGARVAQLTDGASKTMLAAEKWVHTIYYDVASIDSDHDNQTNGVPHDNPGDNGSMYVGFDYDNVRAASSSLPPRRDTEYDRRNPQSDKKGKHYLQNFGGAHSAGLVTVRCDASVHLMSFDVEPTVWANYAARNDGNELAL; from the coding sequence ATGCATTGGCACGTCCGACCCACCGGTCGCACGGCTGGCTTCACGCTGGTCGAACTCCTCGTGGTGATCGCGATCATCGGCGTTCTCGTCGCGCTCTTGCTGCCGGCCGTCCAGGCGGCGCGCGAGGCGGCTCGGCTCACGCAGTGCAAGAACCACCTCCGCCAGATCGGCATCGCGGCGCTCAACTACGAATCGACGCACGGCGTCTATCCGACCGGCGGTTGGAACGCGGCTTGGATCGGCGACCCCAACGTCGGCTTCGGCGCCCGTCAGCCCGGCGGTTGGGTTTATCAGATCGCGCCCTACTTGGAGACGGGTCCTCAGACGCTCCCCGGCGTCGGCGTCACGGGGATGATTCCGCTGCGCGACGCGCTTGCCTTGCTCGCCGCTGTGCCGATGCCGACGATGAACTGCCCCAGTCGCCGCGTCGCGACGGCGTACCCCGCGTTCGACCAAGAGGGCCTCAACTTCTCACCACCAAGCGTCGCCGCGAAGACCGACTACGCCGCCAACGCCGGCAACCGCATGGCCGTCGGCGGTAGGAACAAGGGCCCGTGGATACACACGCCCTTCGAGGGCTCGCAGTGCTCGGGCCTCTTCCCCAATTGCCGCTGGGTGAGCAACGACAAGTGGCTCCGCGAATATTGGAATGGCGTCGTCGGCGACCACTCCGGCGCGCGCGTCGCGCAGCTCACCGACGGCGCGTCCAAGACGATGCTCGCCGCCGAGAAATGGGTCCACACGATCTACTACGACGTCGCGTCGATCGACTCCGATCACGACAACCAAACCAACGGCGTCCCCCACGACAACCCCGGCGACAACGGCTCGATGTACGTCGGGTTCGACTACGACAATGTCCGCGCCGCGAGCAGCAGCCTCCCGCCACGCCGCGACACCGAGTACGACCGCCGCAATCCGCAGTCCGACAAGAAGGGCAAGCACTACCTGCAAAACTTCGGCGGCGCTCATTCGGCGGGCCTCGTGACCGTGCGCTGCGACGCGTCGGTGCATCTGATGAGCTTCGACGTCGAGCCGACGGTATGGGCGAACTACGCCGCGCGCAACGATGGGAACGAACTCGCGCTGTAG
- a CDS encoding glycoside hydrolase family 43 protein, with protein MPPIRQLLTFALLTVVAMATAQNPIAEGWYADPEAAVFDGAYWVFPTTSAAYDDQLHFDAFSSPDLANWTKHERVLTSQDIAWARRAMWAPCCVENDGRYFLFFAANDLQRPGGPLYDAGDKASLAGGIGVAVADNPAGPYEDYLGKPLVGEFHHDAQPIDQCVFRDDDGTHYFFYGGWGHCNVGRLNDDFTGFLPFEDGELFHEVTPKGYVEGPLMFKREGRPRSEVLAAAEPSPPKYYFMWSEGGWGNSSYRVAYAIADSPLGPFERIGTILESDPDVATGAGHHSVVQSPTSGQWYIVYHRRPIPNEGRDHRVTCIDKLEFNDDGTIKPVKMTFEGVKPDPAE; from the coding sequence ATGCCCCCGATTCGACAACTACTGACGTTCGCTCTGCTGACTGTGGTCGCTATGGCGACGGCGCAAAACCCCATCGCCGAGGGCTGGTACGCCGACCCCGAGGCAGCGGTCTTTGATGGCGCGTATTGGGTCTTCCCGACCACGTCGGCGGCGTACGACGACCAGCTGCACTTCGACGCGTTCAGCTCGCCGGACCTGGCCAACTGGACGAAGCACGAGCGTGTGCTGACGTCGCAGGACATCGCTTGGGCCAGGCGGGCGATGTGGGCGCCGTGTTGTGTGGAGAACGACGGGCGTTACTTCCTGTTCTTCGCCGCGAACGACCTGCAGCGCCCCGGCGGGCCGCTCTATGACGCGGGCGACAAGGCGAGCCTCGCCGGTGGCATCGGCGTCGCGGTGGCCGACAACCCCGCGGGGCCGTACGAGGATTACCTCGGCAAGCCGCTGGTGGGCGAGTTCCACCACGACGCGCAGCCGATCGACCAGTGCGTTTTTCGTGATGACGATGGCACGCATTACTTCTTCTACGGCGGGTGGGGCCACTGCAACGTCGGCCGGCTTAACGACGACTTCACGGGCTTCCTTCCCTTTGAAGACGGCGAGCTCTTTCACGAAGTGACGCCGAAGGGCTATGTCGAGGGGCCGCTGATGTTCAAACGGGAGGGTCGCCCGCGGAGCGAGGTCTTGGCGGCAGCCGAGCCGAGCCCGCCGAAGTATTACTTCATGTGGTCCGAAGGGGGCTGGGGAAATTCGTCGTACCGCGTCGCCTATGCGATCGCCGACTCGCCGCTGGGGCCGTTCGAGCGGATCGGCACGATTCTCGAATCGGACCCCGACGTGGCGACCGGCGCCGGCCACCATTCGGTCGTGCAGTCACCCACCAGCGGCCAGTGGTACATCGTCTACCACCGCCGCCCGATCCCCAACGAAGGCCGAGACCACCGCGTGACCTGCATTGATAAGCTGGAGTTCAACGACGACGGGACGATCAAGCCGGTCAAGATGACGTTTGAGGGAGTGAAACCCGACCCGGCAGAGTGA
- the tnpA gene encoding IS200/IS605 family transposase — protein sequence MPSTFSSLSYHLVFSTKLRQPLLTVEIRPRVYEYIGGLIRAEGGSLTQIGGVEDHVHLLLKLKPTHTVADFVRVLKANSSKWINDEGRLDGRFAWQEGYSVFTVSQSQVETVRQYLQRQEAHHATRSLADELQQLCERHDVDFDPRSLE from the coding sequence ATGCCATCGACGTTCAGCAGCTTGTCGTACCACCTCGTGTTCAGCACGAAGCTAAGGCAACCGCTGTTGACGGTTGAGATTCGACCGCGCGTTTACGAGTACATCGGTGGCCTCATCCGAGCCGAGGGCGGTTCGCTCACCCAGATAGGTGGCGTCGAGGATCACGTCCATCTGCTGCTCAAGCTCAAACCGACGCACACCGTCGCCGACTTCGTGCGGGTGCTCAAAGCGAACAGCTCGAAGTGGATCAACGACGAAGGGCGCCTCGACGGCCGCTTCGCATGGCAGGAAGGCTACAGCGTGTTCACCGTGAGCCAATCACAGGTCGAAACGGTGCGGCAGTATCTCCAGCGGCAAGAAGCCCACCACGCCACTCGGTCGCTTGCCGACGAGTTGCAGCAGCTCTGCGAGCGACACGACGTTGATTTTGATCCAAGGTCGCTTGAGTAG